The Deltaproteobacteria bacterium genome segment TCGTCCATAATGGCCTTAAAGAGAGCGAGCTTCTTTTTTTTGAGCTCCATCATCTTCTCTTCAATTGTGTGGTGCATGAGTATCCTCGTTATAGTGACCTTCTTCTGCTGTCCCAGCCTGTGCGCCCTGTCTGAGGCCTGATTTTCTACGGCCGGGTTCCACCAGGGATCGAGATGAAAAACGTAAGAGGCTTTTGTCAGGTTAAGCCCCTGACCGCCTGCCTTTAGGCTTAAAAGAAAGACCGAGGGCTCACGGGCAGATTGAAAGCCTTCTACCAGTTTTTTTCGCTTCATAGTGGGAGTGGAACCATCGAGCCGCGAGAAGGGGATATGCTCCCTTACAAACTCTTTTTCCAGGATATCGAGAAAAGAGGTAAACTGGGAAAAAACGAGGGCGCTGTGCCCTTCATCGAGGAGTTCACGGACCTTCATGCAGAGGAAATCCATCTTGGGCGCCTTGTCGCTGATAGACGGGTCGAGCAGGCTCGGTGTCAGGCAGATCTGCCTCAGCTTGAGAAGGGCCGTAAGGGCGATAATGCGGGCCTGTGCCGACGTTTTTTTCCTGTAGGCGTCATCAATATCTGAACGGATCAGTTCCACCGTTTTGCGATAAAAAATCTTCTGGTTCTCTGTCAGTTCAAGATAGACGTCATTTTCCATCTTGGCGGGAAGCTCCTTCAACACCTTCTCCTTTGTGCGCCTCATAAGGAAGGGGCGCGTTCTTTTGACGAGCATCTCCATATCCACTGGATTATTAGACTTCATATACTTTTTAAAATCATCATAATCGCCAAGCAACTCCGGCAGGGCGAGATCGAGAATGGAGTAATACTCGCCCAGGTGGTTTTCAAGAGGCGTTCCCGTAATGACCAGCTTGAACTCCCCCTTAAGCCGCCTCACCGCTCCCGTTGTCGCCGCATGGATATTTTTGATAGCCTGCGCCTCATCAAAAATGATGACATGAAAAGGCATTTTCTCAAGTTTGTCAATATCCCGCCTGACGAGACCATAGGTAGTCAGCACTATGTCATAACCCTCAAAGTCAGCTTGTCTCGCAACACCCTGATAAATAAAAACCTTAAGGGGAGCATAAAATTTTTCCAACTCACTCTGCCAGTTAAAAAGGAGAGACGGAGGAACGACGATAAGGTGGGGGGCCAAACCGCTGCCGCTTCGAACATTAAGGGTCTTTTCCTTTATTGCCGCCAGAAGCATAATGGCCTGCAATGTCTTTCCAAGGCCCATATCATCGGCAAGGCAGGCGCCGAAACGATGTTCGTAAAGGAAAGCGAGCCAGTAATAGCCCTCCTTCTGATAGTGCCTCGCCTTTGCCTTCATCTTCTCCGGAAGGGGGTACTTTTCTATCTTTTCAAAGGCGCAAAGACGCTCAATCATCTTTTCATCATCAGCGGAAAGCCTGATTTCGACACCCTCTTTTCTCAGTTCTACCCAGTCAAGGATCTGAAGTCTGGGCACACGAACGATCTCTTTCTTTTTCTCTTTTTTCCGGGAGCTGCGGCCCATCCTGTTCAATATTGAAAGAATTTTTCGTGTATTCGAATCAAGGACCAGAACCTCATCTCCATGGGTAAGCACTCCATTCCGGCTAAGGGCCTTCTGCAATGCCGCATCATCAATAGGAGCACCTTCAAAATTAATTTCCGGACTGACGTCAAACCAGTCGATATGGGGCTTACGCAGGGCATTAAAGACAAAATCCCAGTGGGCATTCCTGACGGGATTTTTGTTAAAATAAAGAGGGATACCCTTTTCACTCAATTTTTCGCTAAGCAGGTGAAAGGCCATGTAGAGTTCCTCCGAAGGGAGCCTCAGCTCATAATGGCTTGGCATGTCGCTAAAGACGCCGACGCCGAAAACATCATAGGGAATGCTGTAGAGAAAAGACTCCTTCTCCAGGTCGTTTTCAAAAAAGGTCCACTTCCCTTCCCTGAAATGAAGACGTGATGACGGTCTTGTGAGATTATTATAAGCGCCGCCAAGGCAATGCTTTGCTTCGGACCTTACGGCCCGTTTCCTGTAATCACCATTGGAGAGAGCTTCCTTGACGAGCTTATTGAATTCCCCTTTTTTTCTAATGGAAAAAGACTTTATGAAGGTATCAATGATCGTCTTTTTTCTCTTTTTTGCCCTCATCACTTGCGACAGATCGTAACCCTTTTCAATGTAGGGAATGAAATTAAAAAACGATTCCGTTGCACCATAAAGGTCTCCGCCATAGTCACAGAGGGCCAGAAGAGAGAGCCGCCCTGTTTCTCCCTCAAGTTCATCTCCCGTATCAATGGTCATGCGACAGGAATAGGCTCCCTTCTCGGGGCTTATTTCCTCACCATTTACCCTGAAAACCATATGGTCCAGCCATGATTTGATCTCACCATCGAGGGAAAGCTGCAAATAATCAAGATGCTCCGCAGAAAGGATTAAACTCCCTTCCTCATTGACACTGCCATAGTCATTGAGCATGGAAATCATTTTTTGATGGATTCGCAGGCCATCTCCCTCTTTAATATGGCCCATCCGCCCTGTCTCAAGATCGACAACAATGATATTATTTAAGCGGTATACCCGGCTGCAGGGGCTGTCCCCTTCAAGGTAGAGCGCTGATACACTAAGCGCCTCTCCCGAAATGTCAAGCAGTGTTTTGCTCTTTAAATGAAGTTCTTCATCCCATTTAACAGGTATTTTTTCACCATCAATTATCACAAAGAGAGGATGAAGGTTATCATATTCTCTGAGGTAGGTTTCGAGATAACTTCTCCACTGGTAGCGATAGTAAAAATCACCATGGGCGGAGAAAACAAAGGGCCTCAACTCTTCAGGAAGGCTGCCTGATACCCTCTTTACCTCTATATCATCTTTCCATACTGAAGCAATTATAGCTGCGGGATCATTCTCTCTTTCAATAACGATGGAATAGCCCGGAAGCAAGACCTCTTTTCGCTCCTTATTTGGCTCCTTATTTCGATTCAGATTTCGATTCCGGCCCTCTCCTGGGGCCTTTTCCTTTATACCGGAATTAAAGAGGGCATTTTTTAGGAGCTGACGATAGGAACGAAGGACACGCTCTTCCCTGAAATGGCTTTCATTGACCAGGTTTTTGATGGTAATAACGGCGCAGACCACATGTTTGCAATTTTGACCGGGACTCCAGGCGGGACAAGTGCAGTAATACTTAAGCGAGTCGCCCTTCATGCTGATTGAAATGGTGTAGCGCCGGGTCCCCAGGATACGAACATAAAGGACCTCATGTTCCCTTGCCCATTCAAAGGTATCGACACGTGAATTCCTGTAATATTCAAAGCCCCTTAATACATAGGCCTTGGAACCGAGCAGGTAGACATCGCCAGGAGGAAGTGATTCAAGGGCTTTGATAATCCGGCTGTTTTGCATTTTTTCAGGATAAGGAAAAAGTAACTATTGTAGTTATTGTTAAGACTAAAAAAGTTACAATTTATAGCACAAATTGCGTCCCAAAGTCTACATTGTGCATTGATGAGAGCCTCCTGAGACCCCTGAGGCCAGTGGTTTGGTTACATTATGGAACGTACCGAAAACGGCCCTGTAAGCGCTTATATTATAGGGCCTGGGGAATTTTCCTTAATAATTCGCCGTGAACCTTGCAGATAAAAAAATACTTATTGCCTCCATCGCCTGGGTACGGCATTTTGTGTGGCATATCTTTCAAGTCGTTTATAAAGCTTTTCCGACTCTTTTGCCTGCCTGAGAGCAATTTTTTTGATTCTTTCCAGCGTAGTGGTGCCGGGACTTATATTATCAAGTCTTTTATAATAATTTTCCCAGGCATTTTTTAACCCTGCAAAGGTACGGTACTTGGAGCGCCACCAGTGTTCACTTCTGCCTGCCGGTCTACCGGCACTCGGCGGCAGTTCCGTGAAAACAATTGTTCTGTTTAAGCTATCTACCCTAAGATCGTAATTGGCCATAAAGTCCATACCAACCAGGCCTTCATAAGCGCCTGAAATTTGGGTAATGGTTGTGGGCATAAACTTTGTCGTCGCACCGTTAACACTAACCTTATCGACAATAGTCAGGATGGCGGGAACGCGCCCCCCTATTCCCCCCGCCTGATGAATCAGCTTACCATCATCACTGTCGAAAAGACCTATCCTGTCTGCAAGCGCCGGAGAAATAACCATACCCGGCGCGCCTGTATCAAGGAGCATGTTGGCTGTGACGGACCCGTTAAATCTAACGGGAATAATGATGCGGCTGGCGCTTCCTTCATGGGCTATGTAGGAAACCCTTATCTCTTTTTGTTTCTTTCCCGGTCTTTTCTCCTTTACAGTTGTCGACGGTAATGAGTTAACTTCGTCACTGCCACCGTATCGCTGTACATCGCCATAAGTTTTTTCCTCTGCCTGAGACCTGTATTTGGCCGGAACATTATAAATATTATCGGTAAAATGGAGGACACCCTTGTCATCGCGCCATTTGTAGGTTTCTCCTGCCAGAGCAAAGACAACAAAAGTGAAAAGAAGTGACATGGTGAAAAAAATAGTTAAGTGTAACCTGTTTTTTTTGATCATTACTTAATCCCCCTCTGCAAAAACCTTTTTTTGTCTCACTGCCTGTTCTGAAAATAAAATCGATCACAGAAAAGCAATCAGACATTCATCCGTTTTTTAACCTCTTTAATGAGTTCGTCGCAACAGGCATGCGTCTCGACAGAAATATCATCAAAATTATCGCCTGTACAAAGAAAGCGCGGCGCCTCCTTATGTTCAGGACAGACAAGATCACCCATCTGATCGAGAATGGCGCCGACCACATAATTTATTTCTTCAAGAAGGGCCTCATCTTCCACCTCTTCTGGATTGATTATCTTGCCGCCTATCTGAAAAGCAAATGCAATTTCCGACATGATCCGATTCCTTTCTTTTATTTACTGCCATTTATCTTAGCATCTGTATGCAAAATGTGTCAAAGGAGATAATTCATCAGGAACGCGGCATACTTTGACCACCCTCTGTTTTTTTGTTTCATTTAGCACATTTTTTGCTATAATTCCGGACTGGATTCATATGGTCACCAATTCAGAGTTTAGAAAGGGCACGTTGTTATGGGCAAAGACAGGAAGGGCAGAATCCCCACAAGAAGCGGCATCATGACAAGAGAAGAGATTGAAGCTGACTTTAAGCGCCATAGTAAAAAAGAACCTCATTCTCAAGCCGCCATGTTGAGGACTTATGAACTAAACAGAACAACTGTCCCCTCCGACAGGGAAAAGGCCAATGAAAAGCGCCGTTTTAAAAAAAGCAATCAAAAAATAAGGATTGAAACGGATAGGGAATTGAGAAATTATGCCCGTAAGGACCCTTACCTGGCCGCCAGGATACGCCAGGAAGACACAATGCAGAACCTCTACGAAAACAGGATTAGAAAAGAAGCATGGAAAAACAAGGCAGGCATATTTTTATCCATTGCCTTTAGCATTCCCTTCTTTCTCCACATCGGCAAAGGCCACATGTCAATGACGACAGACCTTCTTTTTGCAGCCGCTTTTGCAGGAATCATACTTTTCGGCCCTTTGAGAAAATACAATACAGCAATCAAGGGAGTAATACTTACTTTTCTTACTTTTTTCGTAATTTTCATTTCTC includes the following:
- a CDS encoding aspartyl protease family protein, whose translation is MIKKNRLHLTIFFTMSLLFTFVVFALAGETYKWRDDKGVLHFTDNIYNVPAKYRSQAEEKTYGDVQRYGGSDEVNSLPSTTVKEKRPGKKQKEIRVSYIAHEGSASRIIIPVRFNGSVTANMLLDTGAPGMVISPALADRIGLFDSDDGKLIHQAGGIGGRVPAILTIVDKVSVNGATTKFMPTTITQISGAYEGLVGMDFMANYDLRVDSLNRTIVFTELPPSAGRPAGRSEHWWRSKYRTFAGLKNAWENYYKRLDNISPGTTTLERIKKIALRQAKESEKLYKRLERYATQNAVPRRWRQ
- a CDS encoding SNF2-related protein, producing MQNSRIIKALESLPPGDVYLLGSKAYVLRGFEYYRNSRVDTFEWAREHEVLYVRILGTRRYTISISMKGDSLKYYCTCPAWSPGQNCKHVVCAVITIKNLVNESHFREERVLRSYRQLLKNALFNSGIKEKAPGEGRNRNLNRNKEPNKERKEVLLPGYSIVIERENDPAAIIASVWKDDIEVKRVSGSLPEELRPFVFSAHGDFYYRYQWRSYLETYLREYDNLHPLFVIIDGEKIPVKWDEELHLKSKTLLDISGEALSVSALYLEGDSPCSRVYRLNNIIVVDLETGRMGHIKEGDGLRIHQKMISMLNDYGSVNEEGSLILSAEHLDYLQLSLDGEIKSWLDHMVFRVNGEEISPEKGAYSCRMTIDTGDELEGETGRLSLLALCDYGGDLYGATESFFNFIPYIEKGYDLSQVMRAKKRKKTIIDTFIKSFSIRKKGEFNKLVKEALSNGDYRKRAVRSEAKHCLGGAYNNLTRPSSRLHFREGKWTFFENDLEKESFLYSIPYDVFGVGVFSDMPSHYELRLPSEELYMAFHLLSEKLSEKGIPLYFNKNPVRNAHWDFVFNALRKPHIDWFDVSPEINFEGAPIDDAALQKALSRNGVLTHGDEVLVLDSNTRKILSILNRMGRSSRKKEKKKEIVRVPRLQILDWVELRKEGVEIRLSADDEKMIERLCAFEKIEKYPLPEKMKAKARHYQKEGYYWLAFLYEHRFGACLADDMGLGKTLQAIMLLAAIKEKTLNVRSGSGLAPHLIVVPPSLLFNWQSELEKFYAPLKVFIYQGVARQADFEGYDIVLTTYGLVRRDIDKLEKMPFHVIIFDEAQAIKNIHAATTGAVRRLKGEFKLVITGTPLENHLGEYYSILDLALPELLGDYDDFKKYMKSNNPVDMEMLVKRTRPFLMRRTKEKVLKELPAKMENDVYLELTENQKIFYRKTVELIRSDIDDAYRKKTSAQARIIALTALLKLRQICLTPSLLDPSISDKAPKMDFLCMKVRELLDEGHSALVFSQFTSFLDILEKEFVREHIPFSRLDGSTPTMKRKKLVEGFQSAREPSVFLLSLKAGGQGLNLTKASYVFHLDPWWNPAVENQASDRAHRLGQQKKVTITRILMHHTIEEKMMELKKKKLALFKAIMD